Within Candidatus Nanopelagicales bacterium, the genomic segment TGATCCCATGTAGTTCCTGTTCGGGCCCCATCGAGTGACTCTTGGTGGGGCCCGAATCTGTACCCTCGCAGAGTGTCCCCCGACTCCGGCCAGCGATTAATGGTCACGGAGGGCACGTCGCGACCCGATCCGCGGCGTTCTTACTACAAGGCACTCGACGGTGTGCGCGGTCTCGCAGTCGCCGGTGTTCTGCTGTTCCACACCGATGGGCGTTGGCTCAGCGGTGGATACATCGGTGTGGACGTGTTCTTCGTCCTCTCAGGACTGTTGATGGTCACAGTGTTGCTGGACCCCGACGTCGACCGGCTCAGGACCAGTTTCCGGGCGTTCTGGCTGAGGCGAGCACGTCGTCTCGGGCCCACCTTGGTCGTCGTCGTGCTTGCGGTGGTCCTGGTCGAGGCATATCGACCCGGCAGGTCGTCGGAACTGTCTGTCGAGGTGCTCGCGGCGCTGTTCTATATGACCAACTGGCTTGCGATCGCCCGTGACACGTCGTATTTCCAGGAGTGGCTGGAGCCCTCGCCGCTCCTGCAGACCTGGTCACTGGGCATCGAGGAACAGTTCTACCTGGGTCTGCCGCTGATCCTGTGGTTGCTCCTACGACTGCGGGCCAGGAGGCTGGTCCTCAGTGGGTTGCTGGGCGCGCTTGGGGCAATCAGCGCCGCATGGGCCTGGCATGAGCGCTCGGATCCCATGCGAGCGTACTTCGGCACGGACACCCGCATCCAAGCACTGCTGCTGGGGGCTGCCCTGGGTGGGCTGGTCACTCGTGTGGGGATGGTGAGACCTGGTCCAGCACGGCCGTCCGTACAGATCGCGGGCTGGCTCGCTGCGGCGGGATTGCTCGCGACGATGGGGTGGGCTCGCCCGTGGTACAGCGATTTGTCTGTCATCACACTCACTATCGCGGCTGTGCTGGCGGCGGTTCTGATCTGGGCACTCCTGGACAGTTCATCGAGTCTGTTGGCGCGCCTGTTCAGTGCCCGGGTACTGGTGTGGGTCGGAGGGATCTCGTACGCCCTGTACCTATGGCATTGGCCCGTGTTCCTGCTGGATCCAGGGACGGGTAGACGCCGGCCTCGGTGCGCAGATGTGGGCCATCACGGTGTCGGTGATACTCGCGTGGTGCACCACCCGGTGGATCGAGGGGCCGATGCGCTGGGGCGCCTTCTCTCGGATGCCTGCGTGGCGTCAGTGGTTCATCTACGCCTCAGCGATGGCGGTGGTGATCGTTGCCGCCCTTGGGACCGGACGGTCGCCACGTGGTGCTCCTCCGCCCGACTCGCAGTGGCCCAGCGCCGAGGCCCTGCCCGCGAAGATCGCATTGTTCGGCGACTCCACCGCGTACACGGTGCAGGCTGCTTTTCCACGGGACCGGTACCCGTCGGTCGGATTCAGAGCAGAGACCCCGCTGGGATGCGGCCTGCGCAGCAGAGTGCTGCAGCGCGCGGATCTTGACGCGGCGAAACCGGAGTGTGACGGCTGGCAAGACCGCTGGGCGGATGTGGTGCAGGAAGAGGCGCCGCGGGCAACGATCCTCATGGAGAGTGTCTGGGAGATGTACGACGTTGTGCGATCTGGTGTCTCCGCGCCGCCCGGCTCCTCGGAGTACCAGCAGACGGTGACGTCGGCGATCCGCGAGGCGATCGAGGTGATCCGGCCCCCACAGGGCGGACCGGTCTACCTCGTAGGGGTACCCTGCCACGGCGCGACACACGAGTTCTACGCGCCCACCTTGAACGATCCCGTCCGACAGCAGCACCTGAACGCCATCTTGCAGGAAGTGTCGCGGAGCACACCCGATGTCCACTTCATCGACCTGACCCCTCTGACCTGCCGTGACGGGGATCCGGTCACAGAGGTAAACGGGACTGCGTTGCGGACCGACGGTGTCCACTGGACGGATGCTGGGGCCGAGTACTTCTGGTGGTTCATCCTTCGCGCAGTCACGGATTCGTAGCCCTCCTGCGGCACGTCCGACCTGCCGCCAAGTATGTTCTGCGTGTGCCGAACAGATGGGGGATTGCGAACCATCGCCTCACAATTGCTGCTGTCGTGCTGGTGGTTGGCGCGCGCACGCTGGTATCTGTGCGTGGGTACCTGTACGCCGATGACTTCGCCTTCCGCTACTGGGCCGCCACTGAGCCGCTGAACCTCGATTACCTGACCCGGTCTTACGGCGGCCACGTCAACCCGATCGGTCTGCTGAACCAGTGGGTGCTGCAGCACCTGTTCCCCGGTTCTCACCTGGCCCTGGCACTGTTCTCAGCAGTCCTCTGGGGGCTCACCCTGGTCTTTGCGGCCATGCTTATGCGACGGATCACCGACTCGGATGCTGTGACAGCCAGCTTCCTGCTTCTCGTGGGTCTGAGCCTATTCGGCTTCGAGTCCAGTACCTGGTGGGCTGCGTCGATCTACGCGGCGCCGTACCAACTGTTCCTCGTCGTCGGCACCTACCTGCTGCTCAGAGCCCGTGATGCCGGAAACTCCCGTCCGGTGTGGGCGGCCCTGCTGTGTTCGTTGGCCGCCTC encodes:
- a CDS encoding acyltransferase yields the protein MSPDSGQRLMVTEGTSRPDPRRSYYKALDGVRGLAVAGVLLFHTDGRWLSGGYIGVDVFFVLSGLLMVTVLLDPDVDRLRTSFRAFWLRRARRLGPTLVVVVLAVVLVEAYRPGRSSELSVEVLAALFYMTNWLAIARDTSYFQEWLEPSPLLQTWSLGIEEQFYLGLPLILWLLLRLRARRLVLSGLLGALGAISAAWAWHERSDPMRAYFGTDTRIQALLLGAALGGLVTRVGMVRPGPARPSVQIAGWLAAAGLLATMGWARPWYSDLSVITLTIAAVLAAVLIWALLDSSSSLLARLFSARVLVWVGGISYALYLWHWPVFLLDPGTGRRRPRCADVGHHGVGDTRVVHHPVDRGADALGRLLSDACVASVVHLRLSDGGGDRCRPWDRTVATWCSSARLAVAQRRGPAREDRIVRRLHRVHGAGCFSTGPVPVGRIQSRDPAGMRPAQQSAAARGS
- a CDS encoding SGNH hydrolase domain-containing protein; this encodes MQAAFPRDRYPSVGFRAETPLGCGLRSRVLQRADLDAAKPECDGWQDRWADVVQEEAPRATILMESVWEMYDVVRSGVSAPPGSSEYQQTVTSAIREAIEVIRPPQGGPVYLVGVPCHGATHEFYAPTLNDPVRQQHLNAILQEVSRSTPDVHFIDLTPLTCRDGDPVTEVNGTALRTDGVHWTDAGAEYFWWFILRAVTDS